A genomic stretch from Nocardia wallacei includes:
- a CDS encoding ABC transporter substrate-binding protein/permease, protein MSRSRALLAVLSVLSLLFLTACGSDSSNSSASSGLCAPPGVESASAAPTNLATGAEAGTDRFTTPNTVPLDRIDTGRLGLLTPGKLSVGTLSDAPPSICVNGQGVFTGFDNELLKAVGAKLGLQVEFSGTEFAGLLAQVANGRFDAGSSSITTTDARRQLVGFTNGYDFGYFSLVVQNGSPVKGFSDLKSGVRIGVVQGTVQDEYVVNTLKLDPVKFPDYNTAYANLKSGQIDAWVAPSAQATGAVKPGDSTSIVQNTFSLNNFTAWAVRKDNQPLIDALNAGLDAVIADGTYARLYSDWAPRSFPPGWKPGSKAAPLPQLPDFDKIAAEHQNTATGQSAPKSTLEQLRDTFFDWSLYRKAFPDLFKTGLPNTLILAVVSGVLGTLLGMLLAVAGIARTRWLRWPARIYTDIFRGLPAVVIILLIGLGIGPVVKNLTGNNPYWLGAVALALLAAAYIGEIFRSGIQSVEAGQLEAARAIGFGYRQAMTLVVIPQGVRRVLPALMNQFIALIKDSSLIYFLGLLASQRELFAVGRDLNAQTGNLSPLVAAGLVYLLLTIPLTHLVNYIDRRLRTGRREDPAEPIEQAVVTEGRGA, encoded by the coding sequence GTGTCGCGATCCCGTGCGCTGCTAGCGGTGCTGTCGGTATTGAGCCTGCTGTTCCTCACGGCCTGCGGTTCGGACAGCAGCAATTCGTCGGCTAGCAGTGGATTGTGCGCGCCGCCGGGCGTCGAGTCGGCGTCGGCGGCCCCGACCAACCTGGCCACGGGCGCCGAGGCGGGGACCGACCGGTTCACCACACCGAACACCGTGCCGCTGGACCGAATCGACACCGGCAGATTGGGTCTGCTCACCCCGGGCAAACTGAGCGTCGGCACCTTGTCGGACGCCCCGCCGAGCATCTGCGTGAACGGCCAGGGCGTATTCACCGGCTTCGACAACGAGCTGCTGAAGGCGGTCGGCGCGAAACTCGGCCTCCAGGTGGAATTCTCCGGCACCGAGTTCGCGGGCCTGCTGGCCCAGGTGGCCAACGGGCGCTTCGACGCCGGTTCGTCGAGCATCACCACCACCGACGCGCGCCGCCAACTGGTCGGCTTCACCAACGGCTACGACTTCGGATACTTCTCGCTGGTCGTCCAGAACGGCAGCCCGGTCAAGGGCTTCTCGGACCTGAAATCCGGTGTGCGGATCGGCGTGGTGCAGGGCACGGTGCAAGACGAGTACGTCGTCAACACCTTGAAGCTCGATCCGGTGAAGTTCCCGGACTACAACACCGCGTACGCGAATCTGAAATCCGGCCAGATCGACGCGTGGGTGGCGCCGTCGGCGCAGGCCACCGGCGCGGTCAAGCCGGGCGACTCGACCTCGATCGTCCAGAACACCTTCAGCCTGAACAACTTCACCGCCTGGGCGGTGCGCAAGGACAACCAGCCGCTCATCGACGCGCTCAACGCGGGCCTGGACGCGGTCATCGCCGACGGAACCTACGCGCGGCTCTACTCCGACTGGGCGCCGCGTTCCTTCCCGCCGGGCTGGAAGCCGGGCTCCAAAGCGGCCCCGCTGCCGCAGCTGCCCGACTTCGACAAGATCGCGGCCGAGCATCAGAACACCGCCACCGGGCAGTCGGCGCCGAAGTCCACCCTCGAGCAGCTGCGGGACACGTTCTTCGACTGGTCGTTGTACCGCAAGGCTTTTCCCGACCTGTTCAAGACCGGATTGCCGAATACGCTGATCCTGGCGGTGGTTTCGGGCGTGCTGGGCACCCTGCTGGGCATGCTGCTGGCGGTCGCCGGTATCGCGCGGACGCGCTGGTTGCGCTGGCCCGCAAGGATTTACACCGACATCTTCCGTGGCCTGCCCGCCGTGGTGATCATCCTGCTGATCGGCCTCGGCATCGGACCGGTGGTCAAGAACCTCACCGGCAACAACCCCTACTGGCTCGGCGCGGTCGCCCTGGCGCTGCTGGCCGCCGCCTACATCGGCGAGATCTTCCGCTCCGGCATCCAGTCGGTGGAGGCCGGACAGCTGGAGGCCGCGCGCGCCATCGGGTTCGGTTACCGGCAGGCGATGACGCTGGTGGTGATCCCGCAGGGCGTGCGGCGGGTGCTGCCCGCGCTGATGAACCAGTTCATCGCGCTGATCAAGGACTCGTCGCTGATCTACTTCCTCGGCCTGCTGGCCTCGCAGCGCGAACTGTTCGCGGTCGGGCGCGACCTCAACGCGCAGACCGGCAACCTGTCCCCGCTGGTCGCCGCGGGCCTGGTCTACCTGCTGCTGACCATTCCACTCACCCATCTGGTGAACTACATCGATCGCAGACTGCGCACCGGGCGGCGCGAGGACCCGGCCGAGCCCATCGAACAGGCCGTCGTCACGGAAGGACGTGGAGCATGA
- a CDS encoding LLM class F420-dependent oxidoreductase, with translation MARPVRIGVQIQPQHAPDYGLIRDAVLRAEDAGVDIVFNWDHFYPLYGDPDGAHFECWTMLGAIAEQTERVELGALVTGGGYRNPDLLADMARTVDHISGGRLILGIGAGWFEKDYDEYGYEFGTAGTRLNLLKEYLARVDSRLKKLNPQPVRDIPILIGGGGEKKTLRLVAEYGDIWHTFAELDVLERKSKILADHCAAVGTDPESIERSVDWPGADKAPALVAAGATTFTVGTGGPDYDLSTLVEAIRWRDEFNPESVTGIA, from the coding sequence ATGGCCCGGCCCGTTCGGATCGGAGTTCAGATACAACCCCAGCACGCCCCCGACTACGGACTGATCCGTGACGCCGTGCTCCGTGCCGAGGACGCGGGCGTGGACATCGTGTTCAACTGGGACCACTTCTACCCGCTCTACGGCGACCCCGACGGTGCGCACTTCGAGTGCTGGACCATGCTCGGCGCCATCGCCGAGCAGACCGAGCGGGTCGAACTGGGCGCGCTGGTCACCGGTGGCGGCTACCGCAACCCGGACCTGCTGGCCGATATGGCCCGCACCGTGGACCACATCTCCGGTGGCCGCCTGATTCTCGGCATCGGCGCGGGCTGGTTCGAGAAGGACTACGACGAGTACGGTTACGAATTCGGCACGGCGGGAACACGTCTGAACCTGCTGAAGGAATACCTGGCCCGCGTCGACAGCCGACTGAAGAAGCTCAATCCGCAGCCGGTCCGCGACATTCCGATCCTCATCGGTGGCGGCGGCGAGAAGAAGACGCTGCGGCTGGTGGCCGAGTACGGCGACATCTGGCACACCTTCGCGGAACTGGATGTGCTGGAACGCAAGTCGAAGATCCTCGCCGACCATTGCGCGGCCGTCGGCACCGACCCGGAGAGCATCGAGCGCTCCGTGGACTGGCCCGGCGCCGACAAGGCTCCGGCCCTGGTGGCCGCGGGCGCCACCACCTTCACCGTGGGTACCGGCGGTCCCGACTACGACCTGTCCACGCTGGTCGAGGCCATCCGCTGGCGCGACGAGTTCAATCCCGAATCCGTCACCGGCATCGCCTGA
- a CDS encoding ABC transporter ATP-binding protein — MATVTFDRATRLYPGATKPAVDQLDLEIADGEFLVLVGPSGCGKSTSLRMLAGLEDVDGGRILIGDKDVTVAEPKERDIAMVFQNYALYPHMTVADNMGFALKMAKVPKAERDQRVREAAALLDLEQFLDRKPKQLSGGQRQRVAMGRAIVRQPQVFLMDEPLSNLDAKLRVQTRTQIAQLQRRLGTTTVYVTHDQVEAMTMGDRVAVLKDGLLQQCATPRDLYRDPANLFVAGFMGSPAMNLFTLPVADEGVVLGGHTLPVPRTVADAVEGTVVVGIRPEHFDLAGSGDGIAMEVDVVEELGSDAYIYGRTLGTDGDSGDGETIVARADWRNPPSKGEKLSLTATSEHIYFFAPEDGRRLN; from the coding sequence ATGGCCACGGTCACCTTCGACCGCGCGACCCGGCTGTACCCGGGCGCCACCAAACCCGCCGTCGACCAGCTGGACCTCGAGATCGCCGACGGCGAATTCCTGGTGCTGGTCGGTCCCTCGGGCTGCGGCAAGTCCACCTCGCTGCGCATGCTCGCCGGGCTCGAGGACGTCGACGGCGGGCGCATCCTCATCGGCGACAAGGACGTCACCGTCGCCGAGCCCAAGGAACGCGACATCGCGATGGTGTTCCAGAACTACGCGCTGTACCCGCACATGACCGTCGCGGACAATATGGGTTTCGCGCTCAAGATGGCGAAGGTGCCCAAGGCGGAGCGCGACCAGCGGGTGCGGGAGGCGGCCGCGTTGCTCGACCTCGAACAGTTCCTGGACCGCAAGCCCAAGCAGCTGTCCGGCGGCCAGCGCCAGCGCGTGGCGATGGGCCGGGCGATCGTGCGGCAGCCGCAGGTGTTCCTGATGGACGAGCCGCTGTCGAACCTGGACGCCAAGCTGCGCGTGCAGACCCGCACCCAGATCGCGCAGTTGCAGCGCCGCCTCGGCACCACGACCGTCTACGTCACCCACGATCAGGTCGAGGCGATGACCATGGGCGACCGGGTGGCGGTGCTCAAAGACGGTCTGCTGCAACAGTGTGCGACGCCGCGCGACCTGTACCGGGACCCGGCGAATCTGTTCGTGGCGGGGTTCATGGGTTCCCCGGCGATGAATCTGTTCACACTGCCGGTCGCGGACGAGGGGGTGGTGCTGGGCGGGCACACACTGCCGGTGCCGCGTACGGTCGCCGACGCCGTCGAGGGAACCGTCGTGGTCGGCATCCGGCCGGAGCACTTCGACCTCGCCGGGTCCGGTGACGGGATCGCGATGGAGGTCGACGTGGTCGAGGAACTCGGCTCCGACGCCTACATCTACGGCCGCACCCTCGGCACGGACGGCGACTCGGGCGACGGCGAGACCATCGTGGCACGGGCGGACTGGCGCAATCCCCCGTCGAAGGGCGAAAAGCTCTCCCTGACAGCGACTTCCGAACACATCTACTTCTTCGCGCCCGAGGACGGCCGCCGCCTGAACTGA
- a CDS encoding winged helix-turn-helix transcriptional regulator produces MIDLMAAVLEGPLRDLSSWKPDHCSIVKALDIVGTRSALLILRETIYGTTRFDGFAARVGITDAAASAALRKLTEAGLLRKQPYREDGKRTRDEYVLTAKGRDLLPVVFALWQWGDQYLQDGEPPLERLEDATGEPVRVEVRSASGNEVPLENLRIRVNRKWRAAREREASAPA; encoded by the coding sequence ATGATCGATCTCATGGCGGCTGTACTGGAAGGACCCTTGCGTGACCTGAGTTCGTGGAAGCCCGACCACTGCTCGATCGTCAAGGCGCTCGATATCGTCGGCACCCGGTCGGCGTTGCTCATCCTGCGCGAGACCATCTACGGCACCACGCGCTTCGACGGCTTCGCCGCCCGTGTGGGCATCACCGACGCCGCCGCCTCGGCCGCCCTGCGCAAGCTCACCGAGGCGGGCCTGCTCCGCAAACAGCCCTACCGCGAGGACGGCAAGCGCACCCGCGACGAATACGTGCTCACCGCCAAGGGCCGCGACCTGCTACCGGTCGTGTTCGCCCTGTGGCAGTGGGGCGACCAGTACCTGCAGGACGGCGAACCCCCGCTCGAACGCCTCGAGGATGCCACCGGCGAGCCGGTGCGCGTCGAGGTGCGCAGCGCGTCGGGCAACGAGGTGCCCTTGGAGAACCTCCGCATCCGCGTCAACCGCAAGTGGCGAGCAGCGCGCGAGCGCGAGGCATCCGCTCCGGCCTGA
- a CDS encoding thiolase family protein: MRDAVIVEAVRTPIGKGKPTGALHGVHPVDLLAHSLREVVRRSGIDPELIDDVIGGVVTQVGEQAVNVTRRAALAAGYPESVPATTVDRQCGSSQQAIHFAAQGVIAGAYDVVVAAGLESMSRIPMGTSVLGATDLDGVAFRERYPEELVPQGISAELIAARWGIGRTAMDEFALASHEKAAAATKNGSFEAQLAPLAGLTTDEGIRVGSTPATLAGLRPAYYSEAYAARFPEIGWNVTAANASQINDGSAAVLITTSEKAKQLGLTPLARLHSFAVAGDDPLLMLTAVIPATRKVLRRAGLQLSDIDLIEINEAFASVVLAWQRDTGADLSRVNVHGGAIALGHPLGASGARLATTLVHAMRERGARYGLQTMCEAGGLANATVFERL; encoded by the coding sequence ATGAGAGACGCAGTCATCGTCGAGGCCGTGCGCACCCCCATCGGCAAGGGCAAGCCCACCGGCGCCCTGCACGGGGTGCATCCGGTCGATTTGCTGGCGCACAGCCTGCGCGAGGTGGTGCGGCGCAGCGGGATCGATCCGGAGCTGATCGACGACGTGATCGGCGGCGTCGTCACCCAGGTCGGCGAGCAGGCCGTCAATGTCACCCGGCGGGCCGCGTTGGCCGCCGGCTACCCCGAATCGGTGCCCGCGACCACCGTCGACCGCCAGTGCGGCAGCAGCCAGCAGGCCATCCACTTCGCGGCACAGGGCGTCATCGCGGGCGCGTACGACGTGGTGGTCGCCGCCGGACTCGAATCGATGAGCCGGATCCCGATGGGCACGAGCGTGCTCGGCGCCACCGATCTCGACGGGGTCGCGTTCCGCGAGCGCTACCCCGAAGAGCTTGTGCCGCAGGGCATCAGCGCCGAGCTGATCGCGGCCCGCTGGGGAATCGGCCGCACCGCCATGGACGAGTTCGCCCTCGCCAGCCACGAGAAGGCCGCCGCCGCGACGAAGAACGGCTCGTTCGAGGCGCAGCTCGCCCCCCTCGCCGGGCTGACCACCGACGAGGGTATCCGCGTCGGCAGCACACCGGCCACGCTCGCGGGCCTGCGACCGGCCTATTACAGCGAGGCGTACGCGGCCCGGTTCCCGGAGATCGGCTGGAATGTGACCGCCGCCAATGCCAGCCAGATCAACGACGGCAGCGCGGCCGTACTCATCACGACCAGCGAGAAGGCGAAGCAACTCGGCCTGACCCCGCTGGCCCGGCTGCACAGCTTCGCCGTGGCCGGCGACGATCCGCTGCTCATGCTGACCGCTGTCATCCCCGCCACTCGGAAGGTGCTGCGGCGCGCGGGTTTACAGCTTTCCGATATCGACCTGATCGAGATCAACGAGGCGTTCGCCTCGGTGGTGCTGGCGTGGCAGCGCGACACCGGTGCGGACCTGTCGCGGGTCAACGTGCACGGCGGCGCCATCGCCCTGGGGCATCCGCTCGGCGCGTCGGGCGCCCGGCTGGCCACCACCCTCGTGCACGCCATGCGCGAACGCGGCGCGCGGTACGGCCTGCAAACCATGTGCGAGGCAGGAGGTTTGGCCAACGCCACCGTCTTCGAGCGGTTGTGA
- a CDS encoding o-succinylbenzoate synthase, with product MSDLLDPESAFVYAIPLRTRFRGITVREGMLVEGPRGWGEFCPFPEYDDREAAGWLATTVEQITEGWPAPVRERIPVNCTVPAVGPERAHEIVAGSGCRTAKVKVADHPDALTEDLERVAAVRDALGPGGAVRIDANAAWDVATAVAHIRRIDRAAGGVEYVEQPCRTVEELAEVRRRVEVRIAADESIRRAEDPLRVAVAGAADVAVLKCTPLGGVRRALRVAAAAGLPCVVSSALETSVGLSAQLALAGALPDLDFACGLGTLRLFDGDVTAPSLLPVDGFLPVPATPPEPNPELLQRFRHPDADRERWWRDRLDRVRRLLP from the coding sequence GTGAGCGATCTGCTGGATCCCGAGTCGGCCTTCGTCTACGCGATCCCGCTGCGGACGCGTTTTCGCGGGATCACGGTGCGCGAGGGGATGCTGGTCGAAGGGCCCCGTGGGTGGGGCGAATTCTGCCCGTTCCCCGAGTACGACGATCGGGAGGCGGCGGGTTGGCTGGCGACTACGGTCGAGCAGATCACCGAGGGGTGGCCGGCGCCGGTGCGGGAACGGATCCCGGTCAACTGCACCGTGCCCGCGGTCGGGCCCGAGCGGGCGCACGAGATCGTGGCCGGATCGGGATGCCGCACGGCGAAGGTCAAGGTCGCCGACCACCCCGATGCCCTGACCGAGGATTTGGAGCGGGTGGCCGCGGTCCGCGACGCCCTCGGGCCCGGCGGGGCCGTGCGGATCGATGCCAACGCGGCGTGGGATGTGGCGACGGCGGTAGCGCACATCCGCCGAATCGACCGGGCGGCAGGCGGTGTGGAGTACGTCGAGCAACCGTGCCGCACCGTCGAGGAGCTGGCGGAGGTGCGCCGCCGCGTCGAGGTCCGCATCGCCGCCGACGAATCCATCCGCCGGGCCGAGGATCCGCTGCGGGTGGCGGTCGCGGGAGCGGCCGACGTGGCCGTGCTCAAGTGCACTCCGCTCGGCGGTGTGCGCCGGGCGCTGCGGGTCGCCGCGGCCGCCGGACTTCCGTGCGTGGTCTCCTCGGCGCTGGAGACGAGCGTCGGCCTGTCCGCTCAGCTCGCCCTGGCCGGTGCGCTGCCGGACCTCGACTTCGCCTGCGGCCTGGGCACACTGCGCTTGTTCGACGGCGACGTCACCGCACCCTCGCTGCTCCCCGTCGACGGTTTCCTGCCCGTTCCGGCTACCCCGCCGGAGCCGAATCCGGAACTGCTGCAACGCTTCCGCCACCCGGACGCGGACCGGGAGCGCTGGTGGCGCGACCGCCTCGACCGCGTCCGCCGATTGCTGCCGTGA
- a CDS encoding maleylpyruvate isomerase family mycothiol-dependent enzyme, whose protein sequence is MIETNDERSRAWAPVLETAQIEAAVRVERLRLCEFLAGLGADEWSTPSLCAAWTVHEVLAHLTTTTRTSVWSVVKEAIRARGSFDRMEATVARERAARLPAAELIEQLRESAESSRRTPFSSPMDPLMDVLVHGQDIARPLRRSLPLLPEHAVPVLHYVVGNRFLGAPARLSGLKLVATDMDWESGTGPEITGKAADLLLAATGRPVALEQLAGPGAGVLAHRIAG, encoded by the coding sequence ATGATCGAGACCAACGACGAGCGTTCGCGTGCGTGGGCGCCGGTACTGGAGACGGCGCAGATCGAGGCCGCCGTGCGGGTCGAGCGGCTGCGGTTGTGTGAGTTCCTGGCCGGGCTCGGGGCCGACGAGTGGTCGACACCGTCGCTGTGCGCGGCGTGGACCGTACACGAGGTGCTGGCGCACCTGACCACGACGACCAGAACGTCGGTGTGGTCGGTGGTGAAGGAGGCGATCCGGGCGCGCGGCAGCTTCGATCGGATGGAGGCCACCGTCGCGCGGGAACGCGCGGCGCGCTTGCCCGCCGCCGAGCTGATCGAGCAACTGCGCGAGAGCGCCGAATCGTCCCGCCGCACTCCCTTCAGCTCGCCGATGGACCCGCTGATGGACGTGCTCGTGCACGGCCAGGACATCGCCCGCCCGCTGCGGCGGAGCCTGCCCCTGCTGCCGGAGCACGCGGTCCCGGTCCTGCACTATGTGGTGGGCAACCGTTTCCTCGGCGCCCCGGCCCGGCTGTCCGGCCTGAAACTCGTTGCCACCGATATGGATTGGGAATCCGGAACCGGCCCCGAGATCACCGGGAAGGCGGCGGATCTCCTGCTCGCGGCCACCGGCCGTCCGGTGGCGCTCGAGCAACTCGCCGGTCCGGGAGCAGGGGTGCTGGCGCACCGTATCGCCGGGTAA
- a CDS encoding TIGR04338 family metallohydrolase has translation MSVRDAQRGKVYDAEGLVRRMFERADAYGARTVDLHGSQITLPVERRFASVESVQSYVDRVLSLNWVRAQWERSHTPLTVRARAGASAAHYEVETAVLAVPLHTRGTAWALRELVILHEIAHHLEPAGAELTAHGPEFCSRYVELVDGVIGPEAALLLRTTMLGCGVRLG, from the coding sequence GTGAGTGTGCGGGATGCCCAGCGCGGCAAGGTGTACGACGCCGAGGGGTTGGTGCGGCGGATGTTCGAGCGGGCCGACGCGTACGGGGCCCGGACGGTGGATCTGCACGGCTCGCAGATCACGCTGCCGGTCGAGCGGCGCTTCGCCTCGGTGGAGTCGGTGCAGAGCTACGTCGATCGTGTCTTGTCACTGAATTGGGTACGGGCACAATGGGAAAGGTCACACACTCCTCTGACCGTCCGTGCCCGGGCGGGTGCGTCGGCCGCGCACTACGAGGTCGAGACCGCGGTGCTGGCCGTGCCCCTGCACACCCGCGGAACCGCCTGGGCCCTGCGGGAATTGGTGATCCTGCACGAAATCGCGCATCACCTGGAGCCCGCCGGCGCCGAGCTGACCGCCCACGGCCCCGAATTCTGCTCTCGCTACGTCGAGCTGGTGGACGGCGTGATCGGTCCGGAGGCCGCGCTGCTGTTGCGCACCACCATGCTGGGCTGCGGCGTCCGCCTCGGCTGA
- a CDS encoding DUF2786 domain-containing protein: protein MTNDKLLTRIGGLLRQAESTDNEHEAEAFLAAAQRLATRSSIDLTVARAHIAGREHRKTPTQKVIAIGAAGKRGLRTYVQLFVAIAAANDVRCDVARSSTQVYAYGFDTDIATCEALYTSLLVQMVRASDQYIKSGRYKSATVEKIVVENRWGRAVQRRVQAPVAAVTARLNFQMAFAARVGKRLAEVRADVEAEVRAEPTAAPGTELALRDKELELHDFYTRTSEARGTWRGPQESAGYSAAARRAGDRAGRAARLGSAPELGAARGQLGSGDG from the coding sequence CTGACAAACGACAAACTGCTAACCAGGATCGGTGGGCTGCTCCGCCAGGCCGAGTCGACCGACAACGAGCACGAGGCCGAGGCATTTCTCGCCGCCGCGCAGCGCCTGGCGACCCGTTCGTCGATCGACCTGACGGTGGCGCGCGCCCACATCGCCGGCCGCGAGCATCGGAAAACGCCCACGCAGAAGGTGATTGCGATCGGCGCGGCCGGTAAGCGCGGGCTGCGCACGTATGTGCAGCTGTTCGTGGCGATCGCGGCGGCCAACGACGTGCGCTGCGACGTGGCCCGCTCGTCCACGCAGGTGTACGCCTACGGCTTCGACACCGACATCGCCACCTGCGAGGCGCTGTACACCAGCCTGCTGGTGCAGATGGTGCGGGCCTCGGACCAGTACATCAAGTCGGGCCGGTACAAGTCGGCGACGGTGGAGAAGATCGTCGTCGAGAACCGTTGGGGCCGTGCGGTGCAGCGCCGCGTGCAGGCTCCGGTCGCGGCGGTGACCGCCCGGCTGAACTTCCAGATGGCCTTCGCCGCCCGCGTCGGCAAGCGGCTGGCCGAGGTGCGCGCGGACGTGGAGGCCGAGGTGCGCGCGGAGCCGACCGCCGCCCCCGGCACCGAACTGGCCCTGCGCGACAAGGAACTGGAGCTGCACGACTTCTATACCCGCACCTCGGAGGCCCGCGGCACGTGGCGCGGCCCGCAGGAGTCGGCGGGCTACTCGGCCGCCGCCCGGCGCGCCGGGGACCGCGCGGGCCGGGCGGCGCGCCTGGGCTCGGCGCCCGAACTGGGCGCGGCCCGCGGTCAGCTCGGTTCGGGCGACGGGTGA
- a CDS encoding ABC transporter substrate-binding protein — MALNKVSSRRSSLVSRAALAAVSAALLTATFTSACSSGGGDDATNQNLSGRGPITYVEGKDTTESGAVKQLIERWNATHPDEKVTFKEQSNDASQQYDDLAQHMRAKQPDYDVMALDVPWTAEFAAKGWIQPLQDSFAIDTATLLSPTVASATYKGTLYAAPRNTNGGLLYYRKDLVPNPPKTWTELLNDCGAARDHQIGCYAGQFAPYEGLTVNSAEVINAFGGTFVGPDGKTPTVNSPQARAGLQVLVDAYKNGEIPKESISFKEPESQNAFAQGKLLFLRTWPNFYGVANADSSVVKGNVGVAPLPGKDGIGASTLGGYNAAISAYSKHKATALDFLRFMISEDAQRIVAEGAFPPVRQSMYDDPALIAKFPYLPALKDSIASAVPRPVTPYYPAVSKAIQDNAYAALTGAKSVDDAITGMQKGIQAAGS; from the coding sequence ATGGCTTTGAACAAGGTGTCGTCACGACGCTCGTCCCTGGTGTCTCGCGCCGCGCTGGCCGCCGTCTCGGCCGCGCTGCTCACCGCGACCTTCACCAGTGCGTGCTCGAGCGGCGGGGGTGACGACGCCACCAATCAGAACCTGAGCGGCCGCGGCCCCATCACCTACGTGGAGGGCAAGGACACCACGGAGTCGGGTGCGGTGAAGCAGCTCATCGAGCGCTGGAACGCCACCCATCCCGACGAGAAGGTGACGTTCAAGGAACAGTCCAACGACGCCTCCCAGCAGTACGACGACCTGGCTCAGCACATGCGGGCCAAGCAGCCGGACTACGACGTGATGGCGCTGGACGTGCCGTGGACCGCGGAGTTCGCGGCGAAGGGCTGGATCCAGCCGCTGCAGGACTCCTTCGCCATCGACACCGCCACGCTGCTGTCGCCGACGGTCGCCAGCGCCACCTACAAGGGCACCCTCTACGCGGCTCCGCGCAACACCAACGGCGGCCTGCTGTACTACCGCAAGGACCTGGTGCCGAACCCGCCGAAGACCTGGACGGAGCTGCTGAACGACTGTGGCGCCGCGCGCGACCACCAGATCGGTTGCTACGCCGGGCAATTCGCGCCCTACGAGGGGTTGACGGTGAACTCGGCCGAGGTCATCAACGCCTTCGGCGGCACCTTCGTCGGCCCGGACGGCAAGACGCCGACGGTGAACAGCCCGCAGGCCCGCGCCGGACTGCAGGTGCTCGTCGACGCGTACAAGAACGGGGAGATCCCCAAGGAGTCCATCTCCTTCAAGGAGCCCGAGAGCCAGAACGCCTTCGCCCAGGGCAAGTTGCTGTTCCTGCGCACCTGGCCGAACTTCTACGGCGTCGCCAACGCCGACTCCTCGGTGGTGAAGGGCAACGTCGGCGTCGCCCCACTGCCCGGCAAGGACGGCATCGGCGCGTCGACCCTCGGTGGGTACAACGCGGCGATCAGCGCGTACTCCAAGCACAAGGCCACCGCGCTGGACTTCCTGCGCTTCATGATCAGCGAGGACGCCCAGCGCATCGTCGCCGAGGGCGCGTTCCCGCCGGTGCGGCAGTCGATGTACGACGACCCGGCCCTGATCGCCAAGTTCCCCTACCTGCCGGCGCTCAAGGATTCCATCGCCAGCGCGGTGCCGCGCCCGGTCACCCCCTACTATCCCGCGGTGTCGAAAGCCATCCAGGACAACGCCTATGCTGCGTTGACCGGAGCCAAATCCGTCGACGACGCGATCACCGGCATGCAGAAGGGCATCCAGGCGGCCGGATCGTAG
- a CDS encoding carbohydrate ABC transporter permease, translated as MSDPSGATDLAPPAAPAEPTPSRRAGSRSSSPGSARPWLFVAPVLVTLAVIIGYPVVRAVVMSFQKDSGLNDATGMFEEGGFAGFDNYTHWLLQQCTLPGGAYEACPTGNLGSQFWVAIGITLLFTVVTVALEATIGLGMAVVMGKTFRGRALLRAAVLIPWAIPTAVTARLWEFMFQYDGVVNRVLGTHILWQTDPWWSRFAVIIADVWKTTPFMALLVLAGLQVIPGDVYEAARVDGASAWQRFTHITLPLLKPALLVAVLFRTMDALRLYDLPAIMTQGNPATRTISILVVDQVRQGQNSAAALSVITFLLIFAVAFVLVKVLGANAVATQEEQRKAH; from the coding sequence GTGTCAGATCCTTCGGGAGCGACCGACCTCGCGCCGCCCGCCGCACCGGCGGAACCGACTCCGAGTCGGCGGGCCGGATCCCGAAGCAGTTCCCCGGGTTCGGCGCGGCCGTGGTTGTTCGTCGCACCCGTACTCGTGACGCTGGCCGTCATCATCGGGTATCCCGTGGTGCGGGCGGTGGTGATGTCCTTCCAGAAGGACTCGGGGCTCAACGACGCCACCGGGATGTTCGAGGAGGGCGGGTTCGCCGGGTTCGACAACTACACGCACTGGCTGCTGCAGCAGTGCACCCTGCCCGGCGGAGCCTACGAGGCCTGCCCCACCGGCAACCTGGGCTCGCAGTTCTGGGTGGCCATCGGCATCACGCTGCTGTTCACGGTGGTGACCGTGGCGCTGGAGGCGACCATCGGGCTCGGCATGGCCGTGGTGATGGGTAAGACCTTCCGCGGCCGGGCGCTGCTGCGGGCGGCGGTGCTGATCCCGTGGGCGATCCCGACCGCGGTCACGGCTCGGCTGTGGGAGTTCATGTTCCAGTACGACGGGGTGGTGAACCGGGTGCTGGGCACCCACATCCTGTGGCAGACCGACCCGTGGTGGTCGCGGTTCGCGGTGATCATCGCCGACGTCTGGAAGACCACGCCGTTCATGGCGCTGCTCGTTCTGGCCGGGCTGCAGGTCATTCCGGGCGATGTGTACGAGGCGGCGCGGGTCGACGGCGCCTCGGCGTGGCAGCGCTTCACCCACATCACGCTGCCGCTGCTGAAGCCCGCGCTGCTGGTCGCGGTGCTGTTCCGCACGATGGACGCGCTGCGCCTCTACGACCTGCCGGCGATCATGACGCAGGGCAACCCGGCGACCCGGACCATCTCGATCCTGGTGGTCGACCAGGTGCGCCAGGGCCAGAACAGTGCCGCGGCGCTGTCGGTCATCACCTTCCTGTTGATCTTCGCGGTCGCCTTCGTACTGGTGAAGGTGCTGGGCGCCAATGCCGTAGCGACCCAGGAAGAACAGCGGAAGGCGCACTGA